In the Lebetimonas natsushimae genome, one interval contains:
- a CDS encoding NADH-quinone oxidoreductase subunit NuoK — MVGFYIDAFFALMLFGVGLYGVTSKSDFLKIFFSLEMLLNAVILLLASAAFHFGLTRGLAVAYVIIVIATLEAAAGILIFILSSRMTGEIIPDNLDKAVKDE; from the coding sequence ATGGTTGGGTTTTATATTGATGCATTTTTTGCTTTAATGCTTTTTGGTGTAGGTTTATACGGGGTTACCAGTAAAAGTGATTTTTTAAAAATATTTTTTTCACTGGAAATGCTTTTAAATGCTGTAATACTGCTTTTGGCTAGTGCGGCATTCCATTTCGGACTTACAAGAGGTTTGGCAGTTGCCTATGTAATTATTGTAATTGCAACGCTTGAAGCGGCGGCTGGAATATTGATATTTATTCTAAGTTCTAGAATGACAGGTGAAATTATTCCAGATAATTTAGATAAGGCGGTGAAAGATGAATAA
- a CDS encoding NADH-quinone oxidoreductase subunit L, translating to MNNAVNILLYAPFIGAVLAYILGKLKQPLAFWVAEITGGLLFLASIVIFVTHSGVPIDIDYTWISYGDLKLPFGIYIDHLSIVMLLIATGLGLADIHFAHDYMGSDPDQPRYYAKVLFFIGGMILLVITKDLIGAFVGWEFMGLASYALISFWYFKNSAANAGMQAFLYTRFGDIFILAAIGLLYYYVGTVNLVELNHLADAGQINKIVALVAALFIFMGAIGKSGQFPLYPWLMNAMEGPTTVSALIHGATMVNSGIYIVARLFNFYAYTDALYVVANVAALSAFIGSTSALVQKEIKKILAYSTMSHLSIAFVGLGVGSLAAGMIHLVNHAIFKALLFLSAGAVIYIAHHTKDAWKLGGLVKKAPYVALFMAMGSLSLSGVPPFSGFFSKEMVVTEAWLHGNDFTKIFVTIAALLSIAYITRLWILIFLGEPRNEEIAGSVHKPSNLWIRLPLGILAFVTLLISIWQTDIIHYITGEEAVEEHIAWLGVFMLSTMFVIFLIVVGLYVRGLQLLYKIGSHHFIQIIHQVLFNGYYVEAMITWISKNIIVNALAKSARWFDSKVIDYIVDATVPTTYQVYKLFRVGHSGKIGTYMGQMVLGVAIIVLAILIIVKGL from the coding sequence ATGAATAATGCAGTAAATATTTTATTATACGCTCCGTTTATTGGTGCAGTTTTGGCATATATTTTAGGTAAATTAAAACAACCTTTAGCGTTTTGGGTTGCTGAAATTACCGGTGGACTTTTATTTTTGGCAAGTATTGTAATTTTTGTTACTCATTCGGGCGTTCCTATTGATATTGATTATACATGGATTAGTTATGGGGATTTGAAACTGCCTTTTGGTATTTATATAGACCATCTTTCAATTGTAATGCTTTTAATTGCAACAGGTCTAGGACTCGCTGATATTCATTTTGCCCACGATTATATGGGTAGTGATCCGGATCAGCCGAGATATTATGCAAAAGTCCTATTTTTTATTGGTGGTATGATTTTACTTGTTATTACAAAAGATTTAATCGGCGCTTTTGTCGGTTGGGAATTTATGGGGCTTGCAAGTTATGCTTTAATCAGTTTCTGGTATTTTAAAAATTCTGCCGCAAATGCGGGTATGCAGGCATTTCTTTATACAAGATTCGGAGATATTTTTATATTGGCAGCTATAGGGCTTTTATATTATTATGTCGGAACTGTTAATTTAGTAGAACTAAATCATTTAGCTGATGCAGGTCAGATTAATAAAATTGTTGCATTGGTTGCGGCTTTGTTTATATTTATGGGAGCTATTGGTAAATCAGGCCAGTTTCCGCTTTATCCTTGGCTTATGAATGCTATGGAGGGTCCTACAACTGTTTCTGCATTAATTCACGGTGCCACAATGGTTAACAGCGGTATTTATATTGTTGCAAGACTTTTTAATTTTTATGCTTATACAGATGCACTGTATGTAGTTGCAAATGTGGCAGCACTTTCTGCATTTATAGGTTCAACATCAGCACTTGTCCAAAAAGAGATTAAAAAAATCTTGGCTTATTCAACAATGTCTCACTTATCAATAGCTTTTGTTGGTCTAGGTGTCGGTAGTCTGGCTGCCGGAATGATTCATTTAGTCAATCATGCTATTTTTAAAGCACTGCTTTTCTTAAGTGCCGGTGCGGTTATTTATATTGCACACCATACAAAAGATGCATGGAAACTCGGAGGACTTGTTAAAAAAGCGCCTTATGTTGCTTTGTTTATGGCAATGGGCTCACTTTCACTTTCAGGTGTTCCTCCATTTAGTGGATTTTTCTCAAAAGAAATGGTAGTTACTGAAGCGTGGCTGCACGGTAATGACTTTACTAAGATTTTTGTAACTATTGCGGCGTTATTATCAATTGCGTATATTACAAGGCTTTGGATTCTGATTTTCTTAGGAGAGCCGAGAAATGAAGAAATTGCGGGAAGTGTGCATAAACCGAGTAATTTATGGATAAGACTTCCTCTTGGAATTTTAGCTTTTGTTACTCTTTTGATTTCAATTTGGCAAACTGATATCATTCATTATATTACCGGTGAAGAAGCGGTAGAAGAACATATCGCCTGGCTTGGTGTATTTATGTTATCTACTATGTTTGTTATTTTCTTAATAGTTGTGGGACTTTATGTAAGAGGGCTTCAGTTATTGTATAAAATAGGGTCCCATCATTTTATCCAGATAATTCACCAGGTTTTATTTAACGGATATTATGTGGAAGCAATGATTACATGGATTAGTAAAAACATAATTGTAAATGCTTTGGCAAAGTCCGCAAGGTGGTTTGATTCAAAAGTAATTGACTATATTGTGGATGCTACTGTACCTACAACTTATCAGGTTTATAAATTATTCAGGGTAGGACACAGCGGTAAAATTGGAACATATATGGGACAAATGGTCCTTGGAGTTGCAATTATAGTATTAGCAATCTTAATAATTGTAAAGGGTCTATAA
- a CDS encoding complex I subunit 4 family protein, with the protein MVAVDIIFAPIFLSVLVYYLTKNAQEYTKYIALAWFVVEFIIAFSWYKSLPQVGFLELGNYLSVPQFGFDLTLRIDALSVAMLLLTSALLILVVFTSWEEKNQAAYFSLLIAFSGPIFGVFMTTNVLWFFIFWELTLVPMYFLVGIWGSEKRIYAAVKFFLFTHVFAMFMFIGFFLLFKETGYWDLTLIKEAALTTPALIWWLMFLGFAAKLPVFPFHTWLPVAHVEAPSSISVLLAGVLLKMGAYGLIRFTVELMPETTAHFAIYMVIIGLATTLFAGMLAIYERHIKRMVAYSSISHMGLVVVAISTMTYDGLSAALYEMIGHALVISPLFLIAGWLHHKTHTWYMDEMGGIMKYAPYASAIFILAGMAALGLPGTMGFVGELTIIVSSIKAYGWWIAVIALGSLISAGYIIWAVRRAIHGEASEIVLKSNFKMSFAEKFALAIFAVLIIYFGVQPQAIFDLANQAFAMFGGMQ; encoded by the coding sequence ATGGTAGCAGTAGATATTATTTTCGCACCGATATTTTTATCGGTTCTGGTTTACTATTTGACAAAAAATGCACAGGAATATACAAAATATATCGCACTTGCATGGTTTGTTGTTGAATTTATTATTGCATTTAGCTGGTATAAAAGTCTGCCTCAGGTTGGGTTTTTAGAACTTGGTAATTATTTAAGTGTTCCTCAGTTTGGATTTGATTTAACTTTAAGAATTGATGCCTTGAGCGTTGCAATGCTTCTTTTGACATCAGCTCTTTTAATACTGGTTGTATTTACTTCCTGGGAAGAAAAAAATCAGGCTGCTTATTTTAGTTTGTTAATTGCATTTAGCGGACCTATTTTTGGTGTTTTTATGACAACCAACGTTTTATGGTTTTTTATCTTTTGGGAATTGACTCTAGTTCCTATGTATTTTCTTGTAGGTATTTGGGGAAGTGAAAAAAGAATTTATGCAGCGGTTAAGTTTTTCCTATTTACCCATGTTTTTGCAATGTTTATGTTTATAGGATTTTTCTTACTGTTTAAAGAAACAGGTTATTGGGATTTAACTTTAATTAAAGAAGCGGCTTTAACCACCCCTGCACTTATCTGGTGGCTGATGTTTTTGGGTTTTGCTGCAAAACTTCCTGTATTTCCATTTCATACATGGCTTCCTGTTGCACACGTAGAGGCGCCAAGTTCCATTTCTGTATTACTTGCAGGTGTACTTCTTAAAATGGGGGCTTACGGACTTATAAGATTTACAGTTGAACTTATGCCAGAAACTACTGCTCATTTTGCAATTTATATGGTAATTATCGGTTTGGCTACAACTCTTTTTGCCGGAATGCTTGCTATTTATGAAAGACATATAAAAAGAATGGTTGCATATTCTTCCATTTCACATATGGGGCTTGTAGTGGTTGCAATTTCCACTATGACATATGACGGTCTGAGTGCGGCACTTTATGAAATGATAGGACACGCTCTTGTTATTTCACCACTGTTTTTAATTGCGGGATGGCTGCATCATAAAACACATACATGGTATATGGATGAGATGGGCGGAATTATGAAATATGCACCATATGCAAGTGCTATATTTATTTTAGCAGGTATGGCGGCTTTAGGCTTACCAGGAACTATGGGATTTGTGGGAGAACTTACAATTATAGTTTCATCAATTAAAGCATACGGCTGGTGGATAGCTGTTATTGCACTTGGTAGTTTAATCAGTGCCGGTTATATTATTTGGGCTGTCAGACGTGCAATTCACGGAGAGGCTAGTGAAATTGTCTTAAAATCTAATTTTAAAATGAGTTTTGCAGAAAAATTTGCTTTGGCTATTTTTGCTGTTTTAATTATATATTTTGGGGTTCAACCTCAAGCAATATTTGATTTAGCAAATCAAGCATTTGCAATGTTTGGAGGTATGCAATGA
- a CDS encoding NADH-quinone oxidoreductase subunit N produces MSFITLIAAGLLVPVFYKNNIFIAKLIAVVAFILSAYFVYTNQSLSSVFPLFVSDEATKLMEYVLLATLAAVSLSLTGFERPLIAQMLFIAGLSLAILETDNFFVFIVLFESIAIVSYILVANIRNFYNAEGAVKAFIAGAVASGIILLGFALFSFVTDSFTYNEMSVNGKFTLIAVAIMLAGVFYKLTIVPMHAWAADTYSQVNHAAAAILSGVIKSVMLLAIFKAFYKFMIAYPIATVLIFSFFAIITMTLANFMALWQKRISKILAYSSIAHSGYALIPFAAAASVYSYAGVLYYAIAYIFMQTSVFLILNDLRREAGVKFLEDIKGLGKRAPIHSFFFTVQIFSLAGIPLLAGFLSKAVAFYSGVDAGLWPIVLIAALNSALAVGYYAWIVKHIYFDKANSNSTIEISTGSFIGQLILLTGTIYFGVFAASVFNATISM; encoded by the coding sequence ATGAGTTTTATAACATTAATAGCGGCGGGATTATTAGTACCGGTTTTTTACAAAAACAACATTTTCATTGCTAAATTAATCGCAGTTGTGGCATTTATTTTATCTGCATATTTTGTATATACAAATCAGAGTTTAAGCAGTGTGTTTCCTTTATTTGTAAGTGACGAGGCCACTAAACTTATGGAATATGTGTTACTTGCAACATTGGCTGCGGTCTCACTGTCTCTAACAGGATTTGAAAGACCTTTAATTGCTCAAATGCTTTTTATTGCAGGGCTTTCACTGGCAATTCTTGAGACAGATAATTTTTTTGTATTTATTGTGTTATTTGAATCTATAGCTATAGTTTCTTATATTTTGGTTGCTAATATCAGAAATTTTTATAATGCAGAAGGGGCTGTGAAGGCGTTTATTGCAGGGGCTGTGGCAAGCGGTATTATCTTGCTTGGATTTGCATTATTTTCTTTTGTAACAGACAGTTTTACATATAATGAAATGAGTGTAAATGGGAAATTTACATTAATTGCTGTTGCTATTATGCTTGCAGGTGTCTTCTATAAATTAACAATTGTGCCAATGCATGCTTGGGCTGCGGATACATATTCTCAGGTTAATCATGCTGCGGCAGCTATTTTGAGCGGTGTTATAAAAAGTGTAATGTTGTTAGCAATTTTTAAAGCGTTTTATAAATTTATGATTGCTTATCCAATTGCCACTGTTTTAATTTTCAGTTTCTTTGCGATAATCACTATGACACTTGCAAACTTTATGGCTTTATGGCAAAAAAGAATTTCAAAAATTTTAGCTTATTCTTCAATTGCACACAGTGGTTATGCCCTAATACCTTTTGCCGCTGCAGCAAGTGTTTATTCTTATGCAGGGGTTCTTTATTATGCAATTGCATACATTTTTATGCAGACAAGTGTGTTTTTAATCTTAAATGATTTAAGAAGAGAGGCTGGTGTTAAGTTTCTTGAAGATATTAAAGGACTTGGAAAAAGAGCACCAATTCATTCATTTTTCTTTACTGTTCAGATTTTTTCACTTGCAGGTATTCCTCTTTTAGCAGGATTTTTGAGTAAAGCGGTTGCATTTTATTCGGGTGTAGATGCAGGCCTTTGGCCGATAGTGTTAATTGCGGCACTTAATTCTGCTTTAGCGGTTGGATATTATGCATGGATTGTAAAACATATTTATTTTGACAAGGCGAACAGTAACTCTACTATAGAAATTTCAACCGGTAGTTTTATAGGACAACTTATTCTTTTGACTGGAACTATTTATTTTGGTGTTTTTGCTGCAAGCGTATTTAATGCTACAATTTCAATGTAA
- a CDS encoding tetratricopeptide repeat protein, producing the protein MKFFLFLFSFLYLYALELNINYFNDKQKYEILTLYNNKPFICLNKNNQVICKFDKLPSTPVFKSKTVFFNINPEFKNKKFYLVIDVKDFYQIKSFNEHLYENALINPFKIKKAKKWVIIASNKKIIAPGDNNGLKFYFIHSPKPYVGAIDDNGNPIEENSESEDVIKYFEIINAYKHHRDVSMEIENFIQNYPNSVFLPDILFLKLQILDKKNDSSDVISLAKIWIKKFAYDENLPKVLLLMAKNYSKIGFLSDAAYLYQRIINEYPKSKEAYLAMIYLADQLYTTGDDKKAFEFYKKALYSTDDIDIASLAASRLAQRYMDKGNIKKAIKYYMKIYNANKKYLLKDKYKAYELAKMLASHNGYELAVKIGEDLIKKLKKLDDLYEPLEYSLANWYYEMQNYKKALYWIERYLNEFPYGDYSDALMALRDKVIFEVPDHNVTKQLQVIDEILQKYKGTIAYKALYKKVMLLYKLKKYGEILKLEDKIREIPDKIFKNKKEFLNKIYKEYATTLLKQKKCFDAINLIKSKKLVLDKKYDEEIYNCAIKVKAYNIASVVCNKYLDSPDERLFIKWMKRKIKALEGLRDYKNLILAVDDLCSVMKKGCYEYKLKKFFALWKLKRYKEALALAKELDKVKDIRNTDAFIKIINYALKNNNNLLAATYAKKIINLQNRFRAYPYSPFVEFTYAKFTQNKKDAVKVLKDVLNRVKGENKARAYFMLANLTKNKKYIEKCLQVKDSKLWRGLCMDAKDLF; encoded by the coding sequence TTGAAATTTTTTCTTTTTTTGTTTTCTTTTTTATATTTATATGCTTTAGAATTAAATATTAATTATTTTAATGATAAGCAAAAATATGAAATATTAACACTTTATAATAACAAGCCGTTTATTTGTTTAAATAAAAATAATCAGGTAATATGTAAATTTGATAAATTACCATCAACTCCTGTATTTAAAAGTAAGACTGTTTTTTTTAATATCAATCCCGAATTTAAAAATAAAAAATTTTATTTAGTTATTGATGTTAAAGATTTTTATCAAATAAAAAGTTTCAACGAACATCTATATGAAAATGCGTTGATTAACCCTTTTAAAATAAAAAAAGCAAAAAAATGGGTTATTATCGCTTCTAATAAAAAAATAATCGCCCCTGGTGATAATAACGGACTCAAGTTTTATTTTATACATTCCCCAAAACCGTATGTTGGTGCGATAGACGATAATGGAAATCCAATTGAGGAAAATAGTGAAAGTGAAGATGTAATAAAATATTTTGAAATAATAAATGCCTATAAACATCACAGAGATGTTAGTATGGAAATAGAAAATTTTATACAAAATTATCCGAATTCGGTTTTTTTACCCGATATTTTATTTTTAAAATTACAGATTTTAGATAAAAAAAATGATTCAAGTGATGTTATAAGTCTGGCTAAAATCTGGATTAAAAAATTTGCGTATGATGAAAATTTGCCAAAAGTATTATTATTAATGGCTAAAAATTATTCAAAAATAGGATTTTTGAGTGATGCAGCCTATTTGTATCAAAGAATAATAAATGAATATCCTAAAAGTAAAGAGGCATATTTAGCCATGATATATTTGGCGGATCAGCTCTATACAACAGGTGATGATAAAAAAGCTTTTGAATTTTATAAAAAAGCTCTTTATTCCACAGATGATATTGATATAGCTTCCCTTGCTGCAAGCAGACTGGCCCAGAGATATATGGACAAAGGAAATATTAAAAAAGCAATAAAATATTATATGAAAATATATAATGCAAATAAAAAATATTTATTAAAAGACAAATATAAAGCTTACGAGCTGGCTAAAATGCTTGCAAGTCACAATGGATATGAACTGGCTGTAAAAATAGGTGAGGATTTGATAAAAAAATTAAAAAAACTTGATGATTTATATGAACCGCTAGAATACAGTTTGGCAAATTGGTATTATGAAATGCAAAACTATAAAAAGGCTCTTTATTGGATAGAGAGATATTTAAACGAATTTCCTTACGGGGATTATTCTGATGCGTTGATGGCGCTTAGGGATAAAGTTATTTTTGAAGTACCGGATCATAATGTAACAAAGCAGCTTCAGGTAATTGATGAAATATTGCAGAAATACAAAGGGACTATTGCATATAAAGCTTTGTATAAAAAAGTGATGTTACTTTATAAATTAAAAAAATATGGAGAAATTTTAAAACTTGAAGATAAAATTCGGGAAATTCCGGATAAAATCTTTAAAAATAAAAAAGAGTTTTTAAATAAAATATATAAAGAATATGCAACTACGCTTTTAAAACAGAAAAAATGTTTTGATGCAATTAATTTGATAAAGTCCAAAAAATTGGTTTTAGATAAAAAATATGATGAGGAAATTTATAATTGTGCAATTAAAGTAAAAGCGTATAATATAGCCTCTGTTGTTTGCAATAAATATCTGGATTCCCCGGATGAGAGGCTTTTTATAAAATGGATGAAAAGAAAAATAAAGGCTCTTGAAGGACTTAGGGATTATAAAAATTTAATTTTGGCTGTAGATGATTTGTGCAGTGTAATGAAAAAAGGATGTTATGAGTATAAATTAAAAAAATTTTTTGCTCTTTGGAAACTTAAAAGATATAAAGAGGCTTTGGCTTTGGCAAAAGAACTTGATAAAGTAAAAGATATCAGAAACACAGATGCTTTTATTAAAATAATTAATTATGCCCTTAAAAACAATAATAATCTTTTGGCTGCCACATATGCTAAAAAAATTATTAATCTGCAAAACAGATTCAGGGCATATCCTTACTCTCCTTTTGTGGAATTTACTTATGCTAAATTTACTCAAAATAAAAAAGACGCTGTAAAAGTTTTAAAGGATGTATTAAACAGGGTAAAAGGTGAAAATAAGGCAAGGGCATATTTTATGCTTGCAAATCTTACAAAAAACAAAAAATATATTGAAAAATGCCTGCAAGTTAAAGATTCAAAACTCTGGCGAGGGCTCTGCATGGATGCTAAAGACCTCTTTTAA
- the miaA gene encoding tRNA (adenosine(37)-N6)-dimethylallyltransferase MiaA has product MFALIGPTASGKSDLAIKLAKKLNYEILSLDSLSIYKEIDIASAKPSIEELKMVKHYGINEIYPNEKFDVMKFIEIYKKIPHKNIIIVGGTSFYLKTMISGISKMPLISEEIKKEAKKLSFQDLQKTDPVYAAKISPNDTYRIQKGLEIYLATKMSPTEYFKQNPPVPVIENLPIFEIEIDRQTLRERIKLRTKKMLEKGLIDEVAYLEHKYRDRRLPALKAIGVKEVLDYFNGIYSKEELYEKIVTNTARLAKRQQIFNKTQFPNKISAPLKKLENIILNRKCKI; this is encoded by the coding sequence TTGTTTGCTTTAATTGGCCCCACAGCTTCAGGAAAAAGCGATTTGGCGATAAAATTAGCTAAGAAATTAAATTATGAAATCCTCTCGCTTGACAGTTTAAGCATTTACAAAGAAATAGACATAGCTTCTGCAAAGCCGAGCATTGAAGAATTAAAAATGGTTAAACATTACGGAATAAATGAAATTTATCCTAATGAAAAATTTGATGTAATGAAATTTATAGAAATTTACAAAAAAATCCCTCACAAAAATATAATAATTGTGGGAGGCACCAGCTTTTATCTAAAAACTATGATTTCCGGAATTTCCAAAATGCCCCTTATAAGTGAAGAAATAAAAAAAGAAGCTAAAAAACTAAGTTTTCAAGATTTACAAAAAACAGACCCTGTTTATGCAGCAAAAATTTCACCAAACGACACATACAGAATTCAAAAAGGATTGGAAATTTATCTTGCAACTAAAATGTCGCCTACTGAATATTTTAAACAAAATCCCCCGGTTCCTGTAATTGAAAACCTGCCTATTTTTGAAATAGAAATTGACAGACAAACTTTAAGAGAGAGAATAAAATTAAGAACCAAAAAAATGCTGGAAAAAGGGCTTATTGACGAAGTTGCATATCTTGAACATAAATACCGTGACAGAAGACTGCCCGCCCTTAAAGCCATAGGCGTAAAAGAAGTGCTTGATTATTTTAACGGAATTTATTCTAAAGAAGAGCTTTATGAAAAAATTGTTACAAATACGGCAAGACTTGCAAAAAGACAGCAGATTTTCAACAAAACCCAGTTTCCAAATAAAATTTCTGCCCCACTAAAAAAGCTTGAAAACATTATTCTAAACAGAAAATGTAAAATATAG
- the mqnP gene encoding menaquinone biosynthesis prenyltransferase MqnP, giving the protein MLKKYMELVKFQHTIFSIPFILIAMIVAANGWFGWKLLILGIIAAVSARNFAMAYNRFADRDIDAKNPRTANRPSVTGEVKEKEILLFIVINAFVFVVTAYLINSLAFKLSIPILFVLAGYSHFKRFSELAHLILGISLGLAPIAGAVAVSSSIPCWSVFLALGVMFWVAGFDVLYSLQDIEFDKKEQLHSIPALVGERGALFISKMFHIFAVIFWALFAAYAHLGFFGWVAVIIGAAMLYYEHVLVNKDFRNIPKAFFDVNGFLGIIFLIFIILDKV; this is encoded by the coding sequence ATGCTAAAAAAATATATGGAACTTGTCAAATTTCAGCATACAATTTTCAGTATTCCTTTTATATTGATTGCAATGATAGTGGCGGCTAACGGTTGGTTTGGCTGGAAACTGCTGATTTTGGGAATAATAGCCGCTGTCAGTGCAAGAAATTTTGCAATGGCTTATAACAGATTTGCGGACAGGGATATTGATGCCAAAAATCCGAGAACCGCCAACAGACCTTCTGTTACCGGGGAGGTAAAAGAAAAAGAGATACTGTTATTTATTGTTATAAATGCCTTTGTTTTTGTAGTTACAGCTTATTTGATAAATTCTTTGGCATTTAAACTTTCAATTCCTATTTTGTTTGTTTTGGCCGGTTATTCTCATTTTAAAAGATTTAGTGAACTTGCTCATCTTATTTTGGGAATTTCACTGGGACTAGCTCCAATTGCCGGTGCCGTTGCGGTTAGCAGTTCAATTCCATGCTGGAGTGTTTTTTTGGCTCTTGGTGTTATGTTTTGGGTGGCTGGGTTTGATGTTTTGTATTCTTTGCAGGATATTGAATTTGACAAAAAAGAGCAACTTCATTCCATTCCTGCACTTGTAGGGGAAAGGGGCGCTCTTTTTATTTCAAAAATGTTTCATATTTTTGCTGTTATTTTCTGGGCTTTATTTGCCGCTTACGCCCATCTTGGTTTTTTTGGATGGGTTGCCGTAATTATTGGTGCAGCTATGCTTTATTATGAACATGTTTTAGTTAATAAAGATTTCAGGAACATTCCGAAAGCATTTTTTGATGTAAATGGATTTTTGGGAATTATCTTTTTAATTTTTATAATTTTAGATAAAGTATAA
- a CDS encoding DUF6115 domain-containing protein: MDKLTLIMFIGLSGFMLFLFFYIINRDKITENKLAGLELSLEEINQEIYKLKKEVKNLKQNSGLEEIEPIIEEVVDSIKKVEKKYFIKLNEIEEKINILENNSKKKIFDFSNINTQDEERIKNLYKNGYSIEEISRELRIPAGEIELVLKFSNLS, from the coding sequence ATGGATAAATTGACTTTAATAATGTTTATAGGTCTTAGCGGATTTATGCTTTTTTTGTTTTTTTATATTATAAACAGGGATAAAATTACTGAAAATAAACTGGCCGGACTTGAGCTTAGTTTAGAAGAAATTAATCAGGAAATTTATAAATTAAAAAAAGAGGTTAAAAATTTAAAACAAAACAGTGGTTTAGAAGAAATTGAACCAATAATAGAGGAAGTCGTCGATTCCATAAAAAAAGTGGAAAAAAAATATTTTATAAAATTGAATGAAATAGAAGAAAAAATAAATATTTTAGAAAATAACAGCAAGAAAAAAATATTTGATTTTTCCAATATAAATACACAAGATGAGGAAAGAATAAAAAATCTATATAAAAATGGTTATTCCATTGAAGAAATAAGCAGGGAACTTAGAATTCCGGCGGGTGAGATAGAATTAGTACTTAAATTTTCAAATTTAAGTTGA
- the rplM gene encoding 50S ribosomal protein L13 produces MKFTKSIREEDVKRDWILIDAKDKIFGRVITEIATYLRGKHKPYYTPHVDCGDYVVVINADKVRFSTNKKLGDKYYKHTGYFGSVKEETVEKLLKNNPEKLFKLATRGMLPKTKLGRKMLKKLKVYAGENHPHTAQVKGN; encoded by the coding sequence ATGAAATTTACAAAATCAATTAGAGAAGAAGATGTTAAGAGAGATTGGATATTAATAGATGCTAAAGATAAAATTTTTGGTAGGGTAATAACTGAAATAGCTACATATTTAAGAGGTAAACATAAACCTTATTATACACCTCATGTAGATTGCGGAGATTACGTAGTGGTAATTAATGCAGATAAAGTTAGATTTTCTACTAATAAAAAATTAGGTGACAAATATTACAAACATACAGGGTATTTTGGAAGTGTAAAAGAAGAAACTGTTGAAAAACTTCTAAAAAACAATCCTGAAAAATTATTTAAATTGGCAACAAGAGGTATGCTTCCAAAAACAAAACTTGGAAGAAAAATGCTTAAAAAATTAAAAGTTTATGCAGGTGAAAATCATCCTCATACAGCTCAAGTAAAGGGTAACTAA
- the rpsI gene encoding 30S ribosomal protein S9 gives MHGKIYATGKRKEAVAKVWLKAGSGNIVINGKPLDEFLGGREALKLRVKWPLMLTKQETSVDIEVKVFGGGFAAQADAVKHGISKALVEYAPEFRAILKPAGLLTRDAREVERKKYGKKKARKSPQFSKR, from the coding sequence ATGCACGGTAAAATTTATGCAACAGGAAAAAGAAAAGAAGCAGTGGCTAAAGTTTGGTTGAAAGCGGGAAGCGGAAACATTGTGATTAACGGTAAACCTTTGGATGAGTTTTTAGGCGGGAGAGAAGCTCTTAAACTTAGGGTAAAATGGCCGTTAATGCTTACAAAACAGGAAACTTCTGTTGATATTGAAGTAAAAGTTTTTGGCGGTGGTTTTGCAGCTCAGGCTGATGCGGTAAAACACGGTATTTCTAAAGCTTTAGTGGAATATGCTCCAGAATTTAGAGCTATTTTAAAACCGGCAGGACTTTTAACAAGGGATGCAAGAGAAGTAGAGAGAAAAAAATACGGGAAAAAGAAAGCAAGAAAATCTCCACAATTCTCAAAAAGATAA